One segment of Vicinamibacterales bacterium DNA contains the following:
- a CDS encoding PIN domain-containing protein: protein MIALDTSSIVAFLRDEPGSDVEAIAVALTEHQACLAPAVLAELLSDPRLPARVASLFRRLPLLSVSDGYWERVGALRAAVIARGRTARLADALIAQTCLDHEVALVTRDADFRNFALVRPLKLP from the coding sequence ATGATCGCCCTCGACACGAGTTCGATCGTCGCGTTCCTGAGGGACGAACCTGGCAGCGACGTCGAAGCCATCGCGGTGGCGCTGACAGAGCATCAGGCCTGTCTGGCGCCTGCCGTGCTCGCCGAGTTGCTCAGCGATCCGCGCCTGCCGGCGCGCGTCGCATCCTTGTTCCGGCGCTTGCCGCTGCTGTCGGTATCGGACGGCTACTGGGAGAGAGTCGGCGCGTTGCGGGCGGCCGTCATAGCCCGGGGCCGGACGGCGCGACTGGCCGACGCCCTGATTGCACAGACGTGCCTCGACCACGAAGTTGCGCTGGTGACGCGCGATGCCGATTTCCGCAACTTCGCCCTCGTTCGGCCCTTGAAGCTCCCCTGA
- a CDS encoding CsgG/HfaB family protein, translated as MRKLTRGPWLFAALAILLVAGSAAAQSKRPTVALLDFDFGSVQHWWSGNQDIGQGISDLIVDGLVEDGTYRVIERKKLGAILAEQNFSNSDRADPSASQIAKIGKALGVKYLIVGSITKFGMENKDMKIGGGGWGGGRFGLGEVGTKKGKANVGITARMIDTSSGEIMASAKGDGTSSRSGLLLGGAGNHAAGEFQIGSSDFRDTILGEATELAVKQVVAKLIASRNRLE; from the coding sequence ATGCGCAAGTTGACTCGTGGCCCGTGGTTGTTCGCGGCCCTGGCCATCCTGCTCGTTGCGGGTTCGGCGGCTGCCCAGAGCAAGCGTCCGACGGTCGCGCTCCTGGACTTCGACTTCGGCTCCGTCCAGCACTGGTGGAGCGGCAACCAGGACATCGGCCAGGGCATTTCCGACCTGATCGTCGACGGCCTCGTCGAGGACGGCACCTATCGGGTCATCGAGCGGAAGAAGCTCGGCGCGATTCTCGCCGAGCAGAACTTCTCGAACAGCGACCGCGCCGACCCGAGCGCGTCCCAGATTGCCAAGATTGGCAAGGCGCTGGGCGTGAAGTACCTGATTGTCGGCTCCATCACGAAGTTCGGGATGGAGAACAAGGACATGAAGATTGGCGGCGGCGGCTGGGGCGGTGGACGGTTCGGCCTCGGTGAGGTGGGCACGAAGAAGGGCAAGGCCAACGTGGGGATCACCGCCCGCATGATCGACACGTCCTCCGGCGAAATCATGGCGAGTGCGAAGGGCGATGGCACGTCCAGCCGCAGCGGCCTGCTCCTCGGCGGCGCCGGCAACCACGCCGCGGGCGAGTTCCAGATCGGCTCCTCGGATTTCCGCGACACGATTCTCGGCGAAGCGACCGAGCTCGCCGTCAAACAGGTCGTCGCGAAGCTCATCGCCTCCCGGAACCGGCTCGAGTAA